The proteins below are encoded in one region of Triticum aestivum cultivar Chinese Spring chromosome 1B, IWGSC CS RefSeq v2.1, whole genome shotgun sequence:
- the LOC123134422 gene encoding protein PSK SIMULATOR 1 gives MGGLCSKVSAVDKSPSDTALGRNQVFDHEPVVALKEEKKSVSEEAAAKRVEEQQQQQQSFSFLESVVPGLAVHNGADAEHTGSRTPQLARTLSQKAGLGKAKVSEMSTILGRASTVGLGKAVEVLDTLGSSMASLNASSGFVSSSGAKGNKISILAFEVANTIVKGSNLMRSLSNSNIKHIKEVVLHSEGVQHLISKDMDELLEIAAADKREELDVFSKEIIRFGNRCKDTQWHNLDRYFEKLASERTSQYSMKRDAETVMQQLIICVQYTAELYHELHALDRFEQDYRRKHQEHDDLSLTDDSLHILKQEVKSQSKHVKSLKRKSLWSKNLEEVIEKLVDIVHFLDLEIYDAFGHAESEEPQEPVKRHKRLGPAGLALHYANIINQIDTLVSRSSSISSNTRDNLYQGLPPTVKSALRPKLQSFEIKEELTVSQIKAEMEKTLRWLVPIAHNTTKAHHGFGWVGEWANTGSELSCKLSGQMDLTRIETLYNAEKDKTEAHILELVVWLHHLISKSRAANGDIRSPIKSPVRSPTQKGHTIRLQLDPANNSSPILTPEDQDMLRCVKYRKFVPGISKSQEFDTKSRHDKHSRLCKSNSHSPTSGNRKDLLSFRRFSMLPVIDFEIDRTKALDLIDRLDGLEIQSGIN, from the exons ATGGGAGGCCTCTGCTCAAAAGTCTCTGCAGTAGACAAGTCGCCGAGCGACACCGCGCTCGGCAGGAACCAGGTATTCGATCATGAGCCGGTGGTGGCGTTGAAGGAGGAGAAGAAGTCGGTGTCCGAAGAGGCCGCGGCGAAGAGGgtggaagagcagcagcagcagcagcagtctttCTCGTTCTTGGAGAGCGTCGTGCCCGGCCTTGCTGTGCATAATGGTGCAGATGCTGAGCACACAGGGTCCAGGACACCACAACTGGCTCGGACACTGTCGCAAAAGGCTGGTCTGGGCAAGGCCAAG GTTTCGGAAATGAGCACAATTTTAGGTAGAGCTAGCACTGTTGGGCTTGGGAAAGCTGTGGAGGTTCTAGACACACTTGGTAGTAGCATGGCAAGTTTAAATGCTAGCAGTGGCTTTGTGTCAAGTTCTGGAGCAAAGGGAAATAAAATATCTATTTTGGCTTTTGAGGTGGCAAATACAATAGTTAAGGGTTCCAATCTAATGCGTTCTCTGTCAAATTCTAACATAAAGCATATAAAAGAAGTGGTGCTTCACTCAGAAGGTGTCCAACACCTGATATCCAAAGATATGGATGAACTACTTGAGATTGCAGCCGCTGACAAAAG GGAAGAGTTAGATGTATTCTCAAAAGAGATTATTCGTTTTGGCAATCGTTGCAAGGATACTCAGTGGCACAACTTGGACCGCTACTTTGAAAA GTTGGCGTCAGAAAGAACTTCCCAGTATTCCATGAAACGAGATGCCGAGACCGTGATGCAGCAGTTGATAATTTGTGTTCAGTATACAGCT GAATTATATCATGAGTTGCATGCATTGGATAGGTTTGAGCAAGACTATCGTCGTAAACATCAAGAACATGATGACTTGAGTTTAACAG ATGACAGTCTGCATATACTAAAGCAGGAAGTGAAGAgccaaagcaagcatgttaaaagTTTGAAAAGAAAGTCACTTTGGTCCAAGAATTTGGAAGAG GTGATTGAAAAGCTTGTAGACATCGTCCACTTCTTAGATCTGGAGATTTACGATGCCTTTGGTCATGCTG AGAGTGAAGAACCACAAGAACCCGTGAAACGCCATAAGAGATTGGGACCAGCAGGCCTTGCGCTCCATTATGCAAATATCATCAATCAGATTGACACACTT GTTTCCCGGTCAAGTTCTATCTCTTCAAACACGAGGGATAATCTATACCAAGGTTTGCCGCCTACCGTCAAATCTGCTCTCCGGCCTAAGCTACAATCTTTTGAGATAAAAGAAGAG CTTACGGTTTCTCAAATCAAAGCTGAAATGGAGAAAACTTTGCGATGGCTTGTCCCTATTGCCCATAATACGACTAA GGCACACCACGGCTTTGGTTGGGTTGGAGAGTGGGCAAATACAGG ATCTGAGCTGAGCTGCAAGCTATCAGGACAGATGGACTTGACCCGGATCGAGACACTGTATAATGCTGAGAAGGACAAGACTGAAGCACATATCCTTGAGCTTGTTGTGTGGCTTCATCATCTCATCAGTAAATCCAGAGCAGCCAATGGAGATATAAGGTCTCCTATCAAATCTCCTGTCCGTTCACCGACACAAAAGGGTCATACAATTAGGTTGCAGCTGGACCCAGCGAACAATTCATCGCCGATTCTCACACCAGAGGATCAGGATATGCTGAGGTGTGTCAAGTACAGGAAATTCGTCCCTGGGATAAGCAAAAGTCAAGAATTCGACACGAAGTCAAGGCACGACAAACATAGCAGATTGTGCAAGAGCAATAGCCATTCTCCAACCAGTGGAAACAGGAAAGATCTGCTATCATTTAGGAGGTTCTCCATGCTCCCTGTCATAGACTTCGAGATTGATAGGACAAAGGCTTTGGATTTAATTGACAGGCTTGATGGTCTGGAAATTCAGTCAGGAATCAACTGA
- the LOC123134434 gene encoding DAR GTPase 3, chloroplastic, whose amino-acid sequence MLLPTRRLPAAPSRPSVHPYISPARPSLRFRRQHGRAATARATSATPPVFGDTLLGLYEKERLGLSRYADEESREDVFWETLDADLQYWTRSLRPVQWYPGHIAKTEKELKGQLKLMDVVIEVRDARIPLATTHPKMDSWLGNRRRIIVMNREDMVSADDRNAWATYFSSQGIKVIYSNGQLGMGTMKLGRMAKSAASTVNTRRREKGLLPRPVRAGIVGYPNVGKSSLINRLLKRRMCPAAPRPGVTRELKWVRFGKDLELLDSPGILPMRISDQTAALKLAICDDIGERSYDFADVAAILVQILLRHPAVGSEAFRKRYKIDVDSDCGKLFVTKLSVHLFNGDTTQAAFRILSDFRKGRFGWVALERPPT is encoded by the exons ATGCTCCTCCCGACGCGCCGCCTCCCTGCTGCCCCTTCCCGCCCATCCGTGCACCCGTACATCTCCCCTGCGCGGCCCTCCCTCCGGTTCCGGCGACAGCATGGTCGAGCGGCGACCGCGAGGGCGACGTCAGCGACACCTCCCGTG TTTGGTGACACACTGCTGGGTCTGTACGAGAAAGAGAGGCTAGGCCTGTCACGATACGCCGACGAGGAGTCCAGAGAAGACGTGTTCTGGGAAACCTTGGATGCTGATTTGCAGTACTGGACCAGATCCCTGCGCCCGGTGCAG TGGTATCCTGGTCATATTGCAAAAACAGAGAAGGAACTGAAAGGACAGCTAAAGCTCATGGATGTTGTCATAGAGGTCCGGGATGCTAGAATTCCCTTGGCAACCACCCATCCTAAG ATGGATTCCTGGCTAGGCAACCGAAGAAGGATCATAGTGATGAACCGCGAGGACATGGTGTCGGCCGACGACAGAAATGCATGGGCAACTTACTTTTCTAGTCAGGGCATCAAAGTTATTTACTCAAATGGCCAGCTGGGCATG GGTACGATGAAATTAGGCAGAATGGCAAAATCAGCAGCATCTACTGTGAACACAAGGCGAAGAGAAAAGGGATTGCTTCCTCGTCCG GTTCGAGCTGGTATTGTTGGATATCCAAATGTCGGTAAATCTTCCTTGATTAATCGCTTGCTAAAACGAAGAATGTGTCCAGCAGCACCTAGACCAGGTGTCACAAGAGAACTGAA GTGGGTTCGTTTTGGGAAGGATCTAGAGCTATTAGACTCACCTGGAATTTTGCCAATGAGAATTAGTGATCAGACAGCTGCACTTAAGCTTGCTATCTGTGATGATATTGGAGAAAGGTCATATGATTTTGCTGATGTGGCAGCAATTCTTGTGCAGATATTGTTAAGACATCCGGCTGTGG GTTCTGAGGCATTTCGAAAACGATACAAGATCGATGTAGACAGTGACTGCGGTAAATT GTTTGTCACAAAGCTCTCGGTCCACTTGTTCAATGGAGATACCACCCAGGCAGCTTTCCGCATCTTATCCGACTTCCGGAAAGGAAGATTTGGTTGGGTTGCCCTAGAGAGACCTCCCACATGA